One genomic segment of [Pasteurella] aerogenes includes these proteins:
- the comC gene encoding ComC, translating to MTTSPLNINGLSASRLNGISWLNDPNNWFGKLLKLPRWQQYALLLTISGSSLILPIMNYFQWQQAHTNLEQRLLQQRHELQQQQQRLRRLQQQSNAAFLAPERAERLTKFNQQMNTLLKDRLQVRRNQWEFHQFPLLSLQIQGNFTNLSQFLTALLTQYPALNVVSLHIERADQEADFSIQSEMTLQFKDK from the coding sequence ATGACAACGTCTCCTTTAAATATTAATGGGTTATCAGCAAGCCGCTTGAATGGCATAAGTTGGTTAAACGATCCCAATAATTGGTTTGGCAAATTACTTAAATTACCCAGATGGCAACAATACGCCCTTTTGCTTACCATCAGTGGCAGCAGCTTGATTTTACCGATAATGAATTATTTTCAGTGGCAACAAGCACACACAAACCTTGAGCAGCGGCTTTTGCAACAACGCCATGAATTACAACAGCAACAACAGCGTTTGCGTCGCTTGCAACAACAATCTAACGCCGCGTTTCTTGCACCAGAACGCGCAGAAAGACTGACCAAGTTTAATCAACAAATGAATACCTTGTTGAAAGATCGATTACAAGTCCGGCGTAATCAATGGGAGTTTCATCAATTTCCCTTATTATCGTTGCAAATTCAAGGTAATTTTACCAATTTGTCGCAATTTTTGACCGCACTTTTAACGCAATACCCGGCGTTGAATGTAGTGAGTTTACACATTGAACGTGCGGATCAGGAGGCGGATTTTTCGATACAAAGTGAAATGACATTGCAATTTAAGGATAAATGA
- the comB gene encoding protein ComB: MCINLLPWRLYQHQAKRKTFLFALVMVLLLTLFIFGWLFYQNEQLQQQRRQKQEDLNQLHQNLTHLQQDIAQFRQRYQPNAKVTSFSTPSVLHLLEHLAQLPLEQGELQQLKLAEHQLVISGKAENAAEFEGLQQYLKQHVFAGVKLTQFNPTQTQIFFEFQLPLEEEK, from the coding sequence ATGTGCATTAATTTGTTACCTTGGCGACTTTATCAACATCAAGCGAAGAGGAAAACTTTTCTGTTTGCCCTCGTGATGGTACTTTTGTTAACACTGTTCATTTTTGGCTGGCTATTTTATCAAAATGAACAGCTTCAACAACAGCGTCGCCAAAAACAAGAAGATCTCAACCAACTTCACCAAAATTTAACTCATTTGCAGCAAGATATAGCACAATTTCGTCAACGTTATCAACCAAATGCAAAAGTGACCAGCTTTTCCACCCCCTCAGTTTTGCATTTATTGGAACACTTAGCGCAATTGCCACTTGAACAAGGCGAATTACAGCAACTGAAATTGGCGGAGCATCAATTGGTGATAAGTGGCAAGGCGGAAAATGCTGCGGAATTTGAAGGCTTGCAACAATATCTCAAACAGCATGTATTTGCCGGCGTAAAATTAACGCAATTTAATCCCACTCAAACGCAGATATTTTTTGAATTTCAATTACCATTGGAGGAAGAAAAATGA
- the comA gene encoding competence protein A — translation MLFFGDSPSTELQAGLWKMGEKWQILWFYPQNQPHFIQVESLSLKDIEAKILQKCPLLDDLDLNFVYAIPAQYVWQKTVILSQFTTFEECEQQCRFTLEKELPVPLNKIWFDFRPIPLKQGFRLDIFAIKIETVAEYFAEFLPFPVTVLDSTTNAIIRAFEYCLQQEKKDSLLIYQDNEQIIAIQQKPHELRVLQKNGKNLTALFEQFCKRYQETPTLIYFHSTITVTEPLPQDWQIIECDFPFIALGNALWKRATFEPNLSNMQVPTETDMDTSHVH, via the coding sequence ATGTTATTTTTTGGTGATTCTCCGTCAACGGAACTACAAGCAGGACTTTGGAAAATGGGTGAAAAATGGCAAATTTTGTGGTTTTATCCACAAAATCAACCGCACTTTATTCAAGTCGAATCGCTCTCGCTTAAAGATATTGAAGCAAAAATTTTGCAAAAATGTCCTCTGCTAGATGATCTGGATTTAAATTTTGTTTATGCCATACCAGCGCAATATGTTTGGCAAAAAACCGTGATATTGTCGCAATTTACTACTTTCGAAGAATGCGAACAACAATGCCGCTTTACGTTGGAAAAAGAACTGCCGGTACCGTTAAATAAAATCTGGTTTGATTTTCGCCCAATACCCTTAAAACAAGGTTTCCGCCTCGATATTTTTGCAATAAAAATAGAAACCGTGGCAGAATATTTCGCTGAATTTCTCCCCTTTCCGGTCACTGTTTTGGATAGTACCACCAATGCGATTATTCGTGCCTTTGAATATTGTTTGCAGCAAGAGAAAAAAGATAGCCTATTGATTTATCAAGATAATGAGCAAATTATTGCCATTCAACAAAAACCGCATGAACTTAGAGTCTTGCAAAAAAATGGAAAAAATTTGACCGCACTTTTTGAGCAATTTTGCAAACGTTACCAAGAAACGCCAACGCTTATTTATTTCCATAGCACAATTACGGTTACTGAACCGCTCCCGCAAGATTGGCAAATAATTGAATGCGATTTTCCTTTTATTGCGCTCGGTAATGCCTTATGGAAACGCGCGACGTTTGAGCCGAATTTATCCAACATGCAAGTGCCGACAGAGACCGACATGGACACATCTCATGTGCATTAA
- the mrcA gene encoding penicillin-binding protein 1A has protein sequence MRIAKLIFSSLLTLIILGCVVGGIFYVQLKSDLPNVDSLKTVELQQPMQIYTTDGKLIGEVGEQRRIPVKLADVPKKLVEAVLATEDSRFYDHHGLDPIGIARAISVAISQGGASQGASTITQQLARNFFLTPEKNIIRKAKEAILAIEIENTLTKDEILELYLNKIYLGYRAYGVAAAAKTYFGKELNQLTLSEMAIIAGLPKAPSTMNPLYSLKRAEERRNVVLGRMLDMNYISKAEYDEASKEPIVASYHGAQLDFRADYVTEMVRQEMVKRFGEEKAYTSGYKVYTTVLSKDQEEAQKAVRDNLINYDMRHGYRGGAAMWKKGEEAWSTEKITDFLKRLPFSPPFVPAAVVDSNKSGLTLLLANGENVNLSNAAMRWAGKRTPKVNEQIWIRKRDNGEWALGQIPEANTALVSLNSDNGAIEAIVGGFSFEQSKFNRATQSLVQVGSSIKPFIYAAALEKGLTLSSVLQDTPIVIKKPGQDVWAPKNSPNRYDGPLRLRVGFGQSKNMIAIRAMQMAGIDFTADFLQRFGFKREQYFASEALALGAASFTPLEMARAYAVFDNGGFLVDPYLIDKIIDDNGQELFVANPKIACITCDELPVVYGETEKLDGFKNTDEALATGGDLQATDSATNGEEVDPQADLVPEVPELDVANKAVKEDVDLMADAKTAETQVKYAPRVISGELAFLIRSALTSAVYGEKGQSWKGTSWRMANEFKRLDIGGKTGTTNNSKVAWYAGFGANFTTAVYVGFDDNKRVLGRGEAGASTAMPAWISYMKATLKDIPERTLPLPANIVEKRIHSGSGLLSSSGGMTEYFIKGTEPKRAYVQERGYSIDGYDPQKGYYVPPELQRRVDQMNNRNSGGSSAPSHLPPQQYERQELF, from the coding sequence ATGCGGATCGCAAAATTAATATTTAGTTCGCTATTAACATTGATTATTTTAGGCTGTGTTGTGGGTGGTATTTTTTATGTGCAGCTAAAATCAGATTTGCCCAATGTGGATAGCTTAAAAACGGTAGAATTACAACAGCCGATGCAAATTTATACTACTGATGGTAAGTTAATCGGGGAAGTAGGTGAACAACGTCGTATTCCAGTGAAACTTGCTGATGTGCCGAAAAAATTGGTCGAAGCGGTGTTAGCAACGGAAGATAGTCGTTTTTATGACCACCACGGATTAGATCCTATCGGAATTGCGCGGGCCATTTCTGTGGCAATTTCACAAGGCGGCGCATCGCAAGGGGCAAGTACGATTACGCAACAATTGGCGCGAAATTTCTTTTTAACGCCAGAAAAAAATATTATTCGTAAAGCCAAAGAAGCAATTTTAGCTATCGAAATTGAAAATACGTTGACCAAAGATGAAATTTTAGAATTATATTTAAATAAAATTTATTTAGGTTATCGTGCCTATGGGGTTGCCGCGGCAGCAAAAACTTACTTTGGCAAAGAGTTAAATCAATTGACTTTATCAGAAATGGCGATTATTGCCGGTCTGCCAAAAGCGCCATCTACCATGAACCCACTCTATTCCCTTAAACGGGCGGAAGAGCGTCGCAATGTGGTACTTGGGCGGATGTTGGATATGAATTATATCAGCAAAGCGGAGTATGATGAGGCATCCAAAGAACCAATTGTTGCCAGTTATCATGGGGCGCAATTGGATTTTCGTGCGGATTATGTGACCGAAATGGTGCGCCAAGAAATGGTAAAACGTTTTGGTGAAGAAAAAGCCTATACCAGCGGTTACAAAGTTTATACTACGGTTTTATCCAAAGATCAGGAAGAGGCGCAAAAAGCAGTTCGTGACAACTTGATTAACTATGATATGCGTCATGGTTATCGTGGTGGCGCTGCTATGTGGAAAAAGGGCGAAGAAGCCTGGAGTACGGAAAAAATTACTGACTTCTTAAAACGTTTACCATTTTCACCGCCCTTTGTTCCTGCAGCAGTCGTGGATTCAAATAAAAGCGGTTTAACCTTGTTGTTAGCAAATGGTGAAAATGTCAATTTATCCAATGCGGCAATGCGTTGGGCGGGTAAAAGAACGCCGAAAGTTAATGAGCAAATTTGGATTCGCAAACGGGATAACGGAGAATGGGCATTAGGACAAATTCCGGAAGCCAACACCGCTTTGGTATCGTTAAATAGTGATAATGGAGCGATTGAAGCCATTGTGGGCGGTTTTAGCTTTGAACAAAGTAAATTTAATCGCGCGACCCAATCTTTGGTGCAAGTGGGTTCTTCAATTAAACCCTTTATTTATGCTGCCGCGTTGGAAAAAGGCTTGACTTTATCTAGCGTGTTGCAAGATACGCCGATTGTGATCAAAAAACCGGGGCAAGATGTATGGGCGCCTAAAAACTCGCCGAACCGTTATGACGGACCGTTACGTTTGCGTGTTGGTTTCGGACAATCAAAAAATATGATTGCGATTCGCGCGATGCAAATGGCTGGTATTGATTTTACGGCTGATTTCTTGCAACGTTTCGGTTTTAAACGTGAACAATATTTTGCTAGTGAAGCCTTGGCATTGGGCGCAGCATCTTTTACGCCATTAGAAATGGCGCGCGCTTATGCTGTATTTGATAATGGCGGTTTCTTAGTGGATCCGTATTTGATTGATAAAATTATTGACGACAACGGTCAAGAATTGTTTGTTGCTAACCCGAAAATTGCCTGTATTACTTGCGATGAACTTCCAGTTGTTTATGGGGAAACGGAAAAATTAGACGGGTTTAAAAACACCGATGAAGCGCTCGCCACCGGGGGGGATTTGCAAGCAACAGATAGCGCAACAAACGGGGAAGAAGTGGATCCGCAAGCAGATTTAGTACCTGAAGTGCCGGAATTGGATGTTGCCAATAAAGCGGTCAAAGAAGATGTCGATTTGATGGCTGATGCAAAAACCGCTGAAACGCAAGTCAAGTATGCGCCACGGGTGATTAGTGGTGAACTTGCCTTTTTAATTCGTAGCGCCCTCACCTCTGCGGTATATGGTGAAAAAGGTCAATCTTGGAAAGGGACCAGCTGGCGTATGGCAAATGAGTTTAAACGTCTTGATATTGGCGGCAAAACCGGTACCACCAACAATTCAAAAGTGGCATGGTATGCCGGATTTGGTGCGAATTTCACCACGGCGGTTTATGTCGGTTTTGATGATAATAAACGCGTATTAGGACGTGGTGAAGCCGGCGCATCTACTGCGATGCCAGCGTGGATTTCCTATATGAAAGCCACTTTAAAAGATATTCCGGAACGCACCCTTCCATTGCCGGCAAACATTGTGGAAAAACGTATTCACAGCGGTTCTGGCTTATTATCCAGCAGTGGCGGAATGACAGAATATTTCATTAAAGGTACCGAGCCTAAACGGGCTTATGTCCAAGAGCGCGGTTATTCTATTGACGGTTATGATCCGCAAAAAGGCTATTATGTACCGCCGGAATTGCAACGTCGCGTCGATCAGATGAATAATCGTAATAGCGGTGGAAGTTCTGCGCCAAGCCATTTGCCGCCGCAACAATATGAACGTCAAGAATTATTCTAA
- a CDS encoding putative DNA methylase, N-6 adenine-specific, with product MLSYRHSFHAGNHADVVKHIVLMLILENLSQKEKGFYYLDTHSGVGQYRLFSEEAEKTAEYQEGIGRLWQQEDFPPDVARYVQLIKKLNYGGKDLRYYAGSPLIAANLLRPQDRALLTELHPTDYPLLRNNFKQYDNITTKRDNGFQQLKATLPPKERRGLVLIDPPYEMKEDYDLVVQAIEEGYKRFATGIYAIWYPVVLRQHTKRIIKGLEATGIRKILQIELAVRPDSEQRGMTASGMIVINPPWTLEAQMKEILPYLHRTLVPEGTGGWSVNWITPE from the coding sequence ATGCTGAGTTATCGTCACAGTTTCCACGCAGGCAACCATGCCGATGTGGTTAAACATATCGTATTAATGTTAATTTTGGAAAATTTGAGCCAAAAAGAAAAAGGCTTTTATTATTTGGATACCCATTCCGGCGTAGGGCAATATCGTTTGTTTTCCGAAGAAGCGGAAAAAACCGCGGAATATCAAGAAGGAATTGGGCGCCTTTGGCAGCAAGAGGATTTTCCGCCAGACGTAGCGCGCTATGTGCAATTAATTAAAAAGCTGAATTATGGTGGAAAAGATCTGCGTTATTATGCCGGTTCGCCACTGATTGCCGCAAATTTACTCCGCCCGCAAGATCGTGCGCTACTGACCGAATTGCACCCAACGGATTATCCATTATTGCGCAATAATTTTAAACAATATGACAATATTACCACTAAACGGGATAACGGTTTTCAACAATTAAAAGCTACCTTGCCGCCGAAAGAGCGACGTGGGCTGGTATTAATTGATCCGCCTTATGAAATGAAGGAGGATTATGATTTGGTGGTACAAGCGATTGAAGAAGGCTATAAACGCTTTGCCACCGGCATTTACGCCATTTGGTATCCGGTAGTACTACGTCAGCATACCAAACGTATTATTAAAGGATTAGAAGCCACCGGCATTCGCAAAATCTTGCAAATTGAATTAGCGGTGCGTCCTGATTCAGAACAGCGCGGTATGACCGCCAGTGGCATGATTGTGATCAATCCGCCATGGACCTTGGAGGCACAAATGAAAGAAATCTTGCCTTATTTACACCGCACTTTGGTGCCAGAAGGGACCGGCGGTTGGTCGGTAAACTGGATTACACCGGAATAA
- the gor gene encoding glutathione reductase, translating to MTRHYDYISIGGGSGGIASINRAASYGKKCAIIEAKHIGGTCVNVGCVPKKVMWYGAQVAEAINHYAPDYGFDVSVNQFNFSKLVESRQAYISRIHTSYQNVFTKNQVDVINGFAKFVNANTVEVNGELITADHILIATGGRPTRPTIKGAEYGIDSDGVFALTSLPKRVAVVGAGYIAVELAGVMNSFGVETHLFVRRHAPLRSFDPYIVETLLEVMKTDGIQLHTEAIPQEVVKNADGSFTLKLEDGRAQEVDCLIWAIGREPATDAINLSVTGVETNARGFIKVDKYQNTNVKGIYAVGDIIEGGIELTPVAVAAGRRLSERLFNNKPNEHLDYNLVPTVVFSHPPIGTIGLTEPKAIEQYGADNVKVYKSAFTPMYSAVTQHRQPCRMKLICVGKDERIVGLHGIGFGVDEMIQGFAVAIKMGATKADFDNTVAIHPTGSEEFVTMR from the coding sequence ATGACAAGACATTATGATTATATTTCTATTGGCGGCGGCAGTGGTGGTATCGCTTCTATTAACCGCGCAGCAAGTTATGGCAAAAAATGTGCGATTATCGAAGCAAAACACATTGGTGGAACTTGTGTGAATGTCGGTTGTGTACCGAAAAAAGTGATGTGGTATGGCGCACAAGTGGCGGAAGCGATTAATCATTATGCGCCGGATTATGGGTTTGATGTTAGCGTAAATCAATTCAATTTTAGTAAATTAGTCGAAAGTCGCCAAGCTTATATCAGTCGTATTCATACGTCTTATCAAAATGTCTTTACCAAAAACCAAGTTGACGTGATCAATGGATTTGCCAAGTTTGTCAACGCTAACACGGTAGAAGTGAACGGGGAATTAATTACCGCCGATCATATTTTAATTGCCACTGGTGGTCGTCCAACGCGTCCAACTATTAAGGGCGCAGAATATGGTATTGATTCTGATGGTGTATTTGCTTTAACCAGTCTGCCAAAACGCGTTGCTGTGGTTGGTGCCGGTTATATTGCAGTGGAACTTGCCGGCGTGATGAACAGTTTTGGTGTAGAAACCCATTTATTCGTTCGTCGCCATGCACCGCTACGCAGCTTCGATCCTTACATTGTTGAAACCTTATTAGAGGTGATGAAAACTGATGGTATTCAGTTACATACTGAAGCAATCCCACAGGAAGTAGTAAAAAATGCAGACGGTTCATTCACTTTAAAATTAGAAGATGGACGTGCGCAAGAAGTGGATTGCTTAATTTGGGCAATTGGTCGTGAACCGGCAACAGATGCGATTAATCTTTCTGTGACCGGTGTTGAAACGAACGCGCGCGGATTTATTAAAGTGGATAAATACCAAAATACCAACGTGAAAGGCATTTATGCGGTTGGCGATATTATTGAAGGTGGTATTGAGCTTACGCCCGTTGCAGTTGCTGCAGGGCGTCGTTTATCCGAACGCTTATTTAACAACAAACCGAATGAACACTTAGATTATAACTTAGTGCCAACCGTTGTTTTTAGCCATCCACCAATTGGCACCATCGGTTTAACCGAGCCAAAAGCAATTGAGCAATATGGCGCAGATAATGTGAAAGTGTATAAATCTGCGTTCACCCCAATGTACAGCGCAGTGACTCAACATCGTCAGCCTTGCCGTATGAAATTAATTTGCGTGGGCAAAGATGAGCGTATCGTTGGCTTACATGGTATCGGCTTTGGTGTGGATGAAATGATCCAAGGCTTTGCGGTTGCCATTAAAATGGGTGCTACCAAAGCGGACTTTGATAATACAGTCGCAATCCATCCGACCGGTTCGGAAGAATTTGTAACTATGCGTTAA
- a CDS encoding Protein of uncharacterised function (DUF3298) produces the protein MKKSLIAIAISSVIFLSACNDKEKSDSTAQAQQSTSELAQLKSELAQTKAELENVKSQFPALKVEIETIFDKKEVVKHTRGPGEEEEYFIDATPVQLGVTMPKTNVTWLNDLLYTKFVQDWGIEFDERGNPISYPKIEKGKEREMALNILQKMFEAMLADGKANPSLGYTEVMNSNYVSQRNNIVTFSQFHNSYTGGAHGMYHTEYLNIDTDKRKIISLSDLFSPQEQVALKENLWNQYVDEWYKLTGDNSQPFVYKQDLVFSEQFYFSDFGITFVYAPYEVGPFAMGEIEVSLSWHEINDYLPKEYQQQINYIESDF, from the coding sequence ATGAAAAAGTCCCTCATTGCCATTGCTATTTCTTCTGTGATCTTTTTATCTGCTTGTAATGACAAAGAAAAAAGTGATTCAACTGCTCAAGCTCAACAATCTACATCGGAGCTTGCACAGTTGAAAAGTGAGTTAGCGCAAACTAAAGCTGAGCTGGAAAACGTTAAATCACAATTTCCAGCATTGAAAGTCGAAATTGAGACTATTTTTGATAAAAAAGAAGTAGTCAAGCACACAAGAGGACCGGGTGAGGAAGAGGAATATTTTATTGATGCCACGCCGGTACAATTGGGGGTGACCATGCCGAAGACCAATGTTACGTGGTTAAATGACTTGCTTTACACTAAATTTGTGCAAGACTGGGGAATTGAGTTTGATGAGCGAGGCAATCCAATTTCCTATCCTAAGATTGAAAAAGGTAAAGAGCGGGAAATGGCATTGAATATTTTGCAAAAAATGTTTGAAGCAATGCTAGCTGATGGAAAAGCGAATCCATCTTTGGGTTATACAGAAGTGATGAACAGTAATTATGTTTCGCAACGTAATAATATTGTGACATTTTCCCAGTTTCATAATAGCTATACCGGCGGCGCACATGGAATGTATCATACCGAATATTTAAATATTGATACTGATAAGCGCAAAATTATTAGCTTATCAGATTTATTTTCTCCGCAAGAACAGGTCGCATTAAAAGAGAATTTGTGGAATCAATATGTTGATGAATGGTACAAGCTGACCGGTGATAACAGTCAGCCATTTGTTTATAAACAAGATCTCGTATTTTCTGAGCAATTCTATTTCTCAGATTTTGGAATTACCTTTGTTTACGCGCCTTATGAAGTTGGGCCCTTCGCGATGGGAGAAATTGAGGTATCGTTATCTTGGCACGAAATTAACGATTATTTACCGAAAGAATATCAACAGCAGATAAATTATATCGAATCTGATTTTTAA
- the ahpA gene encoding protein AhpA: MLIVSIIGFCCVVLGVILFGVQQFKIGSQLASVKQVSHLSHLLVRQQANLFSMLLVNDAKTEQLTENLDNFSKENFVIDASIYSNAGELLAQSSHSINTRYQLGLDANTDVPTGTQQIVEPIYSPNGIEGFLRVTFDAKYGQTTQSKINQIFHQLYGELIIVFLAGIVLASSIHYFLSHYRRAHRKALEPKPVVKINKITNTLNFHRRRKRFVK, from the coding sequence ATGCTGATTGTCAGCATTATCGGATTTTGCTGCGTTGTTTTGGGCGTGATTTTATTCGGTGTCCAACAATTCAAAATCGGATCGCAACTTGCCAGCGTAAAACAGGTTTCTCATTTGTCACATTTATTGGTACGCCAACAAGCTAATTTATTTTCTATGTTATTGGTCAATGATGCCAAAACGGAACAATTAACGGAAAATTTGGATAATTTCAGCAAAGAAAATTTTGTTATCGATGCCTCTATTTATAGCAATGCTGGCGAATTATTAGCGCAAAGCAGTCATTCCATCAATACACGTTATCAACTGGGTTTGGACGCCAATACCGATGTACCAACCGGTACGCAACAAATTGTCGAACCGATTTATTCGCCAAATGGCATTGAGGGCTTTTTACGCGTTACCTTTGATGCCAAATACGGTCAAACGACGCAAAGTAAAATCAACCAGATTTTTCACCAATTATATGGTGAATTAATCATCGTTTTTCTTGCTGGCATTGTGCTTGCCAGCTCCATCCACTATTTCCTTAGCCATTACCGTCGCGCGCACCGCAAAGCGCTTGAACCCAAACCAGTTGTCAAAATCAATAAAATCACTAACACGCTCAATTTTCATCGTCGTCGAAAACGTTTTGTTAAATAA
- the serB gene encoding phosphoserine phosphatase, whose product MQTQSLHTQNLRRIVEHYTSFPCAFLANQNTTEGKDHFIVYGESLDLALLQRFQQKCGENFVIFEAWNVAQNTVVLLRGQWQAKWVENAHEFSLDCARMDFTPSLQQGGLLVMDMDSTIIQIECIDEIAKLAGTGELVSEITERAMRGELDFEQSLRRRVGTLKNAPETILQQVRENLPLMPGLKETIQGLQQYGWKTAIASGGFTYFANYLKTLLNLDYAVSNQFEIIDGRLTGQVQGDVVDAAYKANTLQQLAAQFAIPAGNTVAIGDGANDLAMMQVADLGVAYHAKPKVQQQAQIVINFTNLTALLCILSANDKVQAINKGR is encoded by the coding sequence ATGCAAACACAAAGTCTTCATACCCAAAATCTTCGTCGCATTGTTGAACATTATACGTCATTTCCCTGCGCGTTTTTAGCAAATCAAAATACAACCGAGGGAAAAGATCACTTTATTGTTTATGGTGAGTCGCTCGATCTTGCTTTATTGCAACGATTTCAACAAAAGTGCGGTGAAAATTTTGTGATTTTTGAGGCATGGAATGTCGCGCAAAATACAGTCGTGCTATTGCGCGGTCAATGGCAGGCAAAATGGGTGGAAAATGCACATGAATTTTCCCTAGATTGCGCCCGCATGGATTTTACTCCAAGTTTGCAACAAGGCGGATTGTTGGTGATGGACATGGATTCCACCATTATTCAAATCGAATGTATCGACGAAATTGCTAAATTGGCAGGTACTGGTGAACTCGTGTCGGAAATTACTGAACGCGCGATGCGTGGCGAATTAGATTTTGAACAAAGTTTACGTCGCCGCGTTGGTACCTTAAAAAATGCGCCGGAAACGATTTTGCAACAGGTGCGGGAGAATTTACCCTTAATGCCGGGCTTAAAAGAAACCATTCAAGGCCTACAACAATACGGTTGGAAAACCGCGATTGCTTCTGGTGGATTTACCTATTTCGCGAATTATTTAAAAACCTTATTGAATTTGGACTATGCGGTATCCAATCAATTTGAAATTATTGACGGGCGTTTGACCGGTCAAGTGCAGGGCGATGTGGTGGATGCCGCGTATAAAGCTAACACGTTACAGCAATTAGCGGCGCAATTTGCCATTCCCGCGGGCAATACGGTGGCAATCGGCGATGGTGCCAATGATTTGGCGATGATGCAAGTGGCGGATTTGGGCGTAGCATATCATGCGAAACCAAAGGTACAACAACAGGCGCAAATTGTGATAAACTTTACAAACTTGACCGCACTTTTATGTATTTTAAGTGCGAATGATAAAGTACAAGCAATAAATAAGGGGAGATAA
- a CDS encoding nucleotide-binding protein — translation MPSFDIVSEITLHEVRNAVENANRVLSTRYDFRGVEAVIELNEKSETIKLTTESDFQLEQLIEILIGSCVKRGIEHSSLDIPAESEHHGKLYSKEIKLKQGIETEMAKKITKLIKDAKLKVQTQIQGEQVRVTGKSRDDLQATIQLVKAAELGQPFQFNNFRD, via the coding sequence ATGCCTTCATTTGATATTGTGTCAGAAATTACCTTACACGAAGTACGCAATGCGGTGGAAAATGCCAATCGGGTATTAAGTACGCGTTACGATTTTCGCGGCGTTGAAGCAGTGATTGAATTAAACGAAAAAAGCGAAACTATCAAATTGACCACAGAATCAGATTTCCAATTGGAACAATTAATTGAAATTTTAATCGGTTCTTGCGTAAAACGCGGCATCGAACATAGTTCGTTGGATATTCCGGCGGAAAGCGAACATCACGGAAAATTGTATAGCAAAGAAATTAAGCTAAAACAAGGTATTGAGACCGAGATGGCGAAAAAAATTACCAAATTAATTAAAGACGCAAAACTGAAAGTGCAAACCCAAATTCAAGGGGAGCAAGTGCGCGTTACAGGCAAATCCCGTGACGATTTGCAAGCGACAATTCAGTTAGTCAAAGCTGCCGAATTGGGACAGCCATTCCAATTCAACAATTTTAGAGATTAA
- the def gene encoding peptide deformylase yields MALLNVLIYPDERLKTIAKPVEVFDEKLDQFIDDMFDTMYQEEGIGLAATQVDVHQRIITIDIEGDKQNQLVLINPEIIESCGETGIEEGCLSLPGLRALVPRKEKVTVKALNRKGEEFVLQAEDLLAICIQHEIDHLNGIVFADYLSPLKRQRMKEKLIKWQKQAAKR; encoded by the coding sequence ATGGCATTATTAAATGTATTGATTTATCCGGACGAGCGATTAAAAACCATTGCCAAACCGGTAGAAGTGTTTGATGAAAAATTGGATCAGTTTATTGATGATATGTTTGACACCATGTATCAAGAGGAAGGTATTGGTTTGGCGGCAACTCAAGTTGATGTTCATCAACGCATTATTACCATTGATATTGAAGGTGATAAACAAAATCAATTAGTGTTGATCAACCCTGAAATTATCGAAAGTTGCGGTGAAACTGGGATTGAAGAAGGCTGCTTGTCGCTACCGGGATTGCGTGCGTTGGTGCCGCGCAAAGAGAAAGTAACGGTCAAAGCGCTAAATCGAAAAGGGGAAGAATTTGTATTGCAAGCGGAGGATTTGCTTGCCATCTGTATTCAACACGAAATCGATCATTTAAATGGTATTGTGTTTGCCGATTATCTTTCTCCGTTGAAACGTCAACGCATGAAAGAAAAACTTATCAAATGGCAAAAACAAGCGGCAAAACGGTGA